Below is a window of Ornithodoros turicata isolate Travis chromosome 7, ASM3712646v1, whole genome shotgun sequence DNA.
GTAACTACaatgaaccctcgttaatatgacccccgataatctgacacaCGCGCTtaacgaccatactcctggggaacaatgcagtgacccatctgcaaatctcccccgttaatatgacaattccgcattatgaccaaaattttcgggaaacgaccatggtcataataaagAGGGTTCACTGTAGGGCCACAGAAACGCGATGTGATGAAATGAGCGTCATAACACGCGACAGCACAGCTCAGCGAGCCAATCGAGCTCGTCCTGTGCTGTCGTGTGTTATTTCGTAACAATGCAAGTCGCAATCAACCCTGACTTTATATTTTAACCTACCGTTAGCATGGAGAGTCAGTTGAGTGTAACAGACgtgatgtggacagatggaaaatAATTAGtagcgtcctgggcagacttcgggGGAACTTCGCTGGGAAGTATTCCAGAAAAGCGACCCCTGAAGCAACATGCCACCGTCTGACAAGAGCGTAAAACACGTACTGATATatacatacagtgaaccctcgttattatgaccagtttccgaaaattttggtcataacgcggaactgtcatattaacgggggggggggaggcttgcagaggtttcactgcgttGCTCCCCAGGAGTAttgtcgtaaagcgcgtatgtcagattatcgggggtcatattaacgagggttcactgtatatatatatatatatattttttttttttttggttgtgGTGTCATATAAGTAGGGTCTGGCTTTTTCGAGTTAAATGCCTTTCCCGAGTTCGGTGTTCGGGTgttattagtttttttttttctctctctctctctgctgcCCAGCAAGCAGCCCGTAGTTAAGGGGCCACATTTTGGTCAAACATGTATTCCCCGCGAATTACTGTCACACAAAACCACATATATTTCATAGGTAGCACTATAGAGTAACATTTTCACCAGGCGTGCGCACAGATTGCTACTAAATGGTGTACGTGATACGTGATGCAACGTAATACTGATtgaaattcggggtgaaatgtGGTTTAGCCCGAATTGGGTCCGAAACGGATTTGGGGGAATAATCGGGCGGAATCGGGATTAACGCGAAAAAGACAGACCGTATACACATAAGTTGTCCTACATTCCTATCTCAATTGAATTTGTGCTGCAAGGTATACATCCTGGTGTAAGCAATGGAGTCTCAACCGCTTCCCTTTCAGTACACGTGACCTTACATGTCAcataatacagtgaaccctcgttaatatgacccccgataatctgacatacgcgctttacgaccatactcctggtgACCAATGCTGTGACAcatctgcaaatcccccccgttaatatgacgattccgcgttatgaccaaaattttcgggaacgaccatggtcataataacgagggttcagaGTAACCCtcgtgaaccctcgttattatgaccatggtcgttcccgaaaattttggtcataacgcggaattgtcatattaacggggggatttgcagatgTGTCACAGCATTGGTCACCAGGcatatggtcgtaaagcgcgtatgtcagattatcgggggtcatattaacgagggttcactgaaCATATTTGAAAAAAGTAGGGGGGAGTGGGGGCTCTTTACGTTGGTGAGACCCGCGAGGTTTTGGTCGTACAATTTAGGTGACTTTTAATTGAACTTAATGAATTAATCTCATTTTATTAgtccaaaaataaattatttctatatctgtaaagcagtagagctGCAACCTCAGAAAGAttatctattcgatagcctcTGTACTCTTACGTCACGAGTTTCGTCCCAATTGcgctcatgtttttttttaaatttaatattgaaaattacgggcaacacagCGTTGAAGTAGCCACCAAGTGCGCATTGCTCGTTAAGTACTGCGGCCAAAGTACATTGCATGCACATAACACTGTGTCCAAAAACGAAAGAGCGAAAGAAGTAGGCTACGTATTCATCATGAGCAGCAGCTAGTCGGTAACACAGAGCACTGTTGCTCGACTTGAggattacagtgaaccctcgttattatgaccatggccgTTTCACGAAAATTTTGGTAATactgcggaattgtcatattaacggggggagatttgcagaggttcactgcattgttccccaggagtatggtcgtaaagcgtgcatgtcagattatcgggggtcatattaacgagggttcactgtatttccCACCATACGTCGCTCCGAGCTGTTTTTTACCGAACttttaccgaaaaaaaaaaacgaaattttacgagcaaatgaaaaatatttggCGTTCCTCGTCACGTGCATACCTCGTTGTGTTGGGTGTATACAGGCGACAAGCCGTTAGACATAACCTGTCTCCTGCTCTACTTTACCTGTAACCCTGCACCAAACCGTAACGTTACATGGAAATACACATAGACAATCGAAAACCAGTCAACAATATATCGTTTGAATTCACGTTTCGTCCCATTTTGACTCTTTTCAGACACCCTTGAGAGCATCTCATCATGAAGCATCCAGGCAACACTGGAGCGGCTATTAGTGTAAAGGGGGCGCACAGAAAACATTCCGCTCAATTTAACGACAGCGAAACATAGTCTCACAACCCTCGTATTCCGCTTTAGCTCGACGTGGTATCACGTTTGATTACCCTGTATAAAAGCTGGTAGAGCGCGAAAGCCCCAAGGGCGCAATTTAAAATTCGTATTATAACGAATGACGTTTTATGCGGGATATTCGTGATAGACGCGCTGCGTGAGCCTTCATCGCACATCAGGGTACTTTTAATAGCGGAAGTAAATTGATAAGCGGTACATTTTTTGATACTAGTACACTACGTGCAAACTAGAGTGAGATTTTTACGACAAACGATCTAATCGGATTTCAAACCGTGAGGGATTTACCAGCGGTCCAGCAGATGCGTAGATACTACGTACGTGATATTCAGAGCAACGACAGAAACATATCGTTTAATGGGAGCTTCGACTTAAGGAACTGTAGTATATTCTTTGGAAGCGTTTGTACTCAACAGTTTACTCCGAATTTACGTGACGTAGATCAGAGCTCAATAAaagatttttttattcttaagcTTGAGCTAACCCAAAGGAAAGCTCGAAGCGTCCTCAAGCTGTAAAGTATTCCAAAGTGTACTTTAATATACCCTGTACTAAAAAGAGAGGAATCCCAAAAGAAAGCTTAAGGGCGGCATAAGGAAAGCTTAAGGGCGTCATAAGGAATCCTTAAGGTGCGTCAAAGGAGGTGTTAGGCGCTTATACTCACTCTTTGTATGAAATATGCGTAATGCAAATTCCGCAAAAAAAAGTTGCAAATTTGTGACGTAACATAACTCCAAGTAGAGCTTGAATAGTCCTCCAGTTAAGGGCCAAGCATTCCAAAGCCTACTTAAGTATGCGTTACTGGAATCGCATTCTATAAGCATTTATGGTTTGCCACAATAAAAGTTAAGGTGCGCGTAAGGATGGACGCATGGTGGGTGGCCTTAGTGCTTATCGGGTTCAGTTCTCTCGTGGCGGTAGTCCTCTTGAGCATGTGTAGGTTCTTCGGTGCCTGCAACTGGTTCAGAGCGTGGATCTTTGGAACAAAGGAAGAGACTGTACAGCTCACGAAAGCAGCTCATTTCACAGCGGATGGCTATGCGGTAAGTGAtactacgtaaaaaaaaaaaaaaaaaacttgcaaaATGGCGGAGATCTGATGAACCCACCTGACCCTAAAGGACCGTGGAAGGCACGTACGTGATTgccttcaggaactgtcacgcaaaatcaTTTCTTTTGGGGAGCACGCGGATTTCCCGAAAAAGACTCTCTCCCTGTTCCGCCTGGCGTGTTTGTGACGTCATATCAGCGGACCACTTTTATTGGCGCGGAAGGAGGCAAGGCGACGAATCGGGTGCTCTGCTTAATTACGCATAATCCACATTGGacactgggaacgaggctattCGAGAAACCAGGAATCCGCGCTTGGTGCAATAGTACATCACTCGTTAATTAGTTTTGTCACGGCCACTTGCGCGCGCGCAAGTGGTCATGTTTTGTTCAGATTGATGTTACttcaggaaagaaaaaaaaaaggaaaatattcactACTCCCGTATGAATAAGTATTCAGTTAAGTCGACTTGTGTCGCCTTCTTGTAAGTCTCAAATCGGCTCACGAGGTCGACGAAGAAGCTTCCTTCAAAGAAGACGAGGCCtgccctggccaatcgcccttgTGGATAGCGGCCACTGCCCtcctggctgaagaagaagaagaagaagaagaagaagacgaggaGGTCTGTCAACGGCCATCGTCATCATTTCCAGTTCGAAAAAGCCGCAGGATGGACGCTTCTTTGTCTACCTACCCTTTAGTGCACAGACACCGCAAGCCATCGTCGCTCCTGGGGAGATACGCGCGGGAACAGCTCAGAAAATACATCCTGCTCACCATCTGCTTCTTGGCCGTCGTAGGTGTGGCCATCTTCGACTATGTCATGTACAGACAGTACCTCAAGCTCGAAGCTAGCAGACCTCAAAACGCGAGTAAGATCAAGTCACCTCCACGTGTCGACCAACAGCCCGTGCAGCTATGTAACAGCTCAGCGTGCGTGTGGCTCCAGGGTTACCTCGAAACCTCCAACACGCGGCCGTGTGAGGACTTCAACGCTTTTGTGTGCTCTGACAAGAAGGAAGCGTTTCTCACTCAAGGGAGCCAACCTTTCGTCCGTGCGATAACTACGCTTTACCAAACGCTGAAAGCACCAAATGAGGCTTTGGAGTCAGCTGTGTTCCTTGACTGTTTACAGGGGAAGGACGACATCAGTGATGTGGTACTTCACAAAGAGAACTGGTCTGTCTTGGGACAAGACTGCAACGTTGCGTATCCCCATGTACCCTTTGCCGTTAGTGAGATGTACTTCCGCAATGTGACGAACGCTACGGTAGCTGGCTTTAAGAAGTTCCTCGACGCGAACGTCAAAGGTCTGGAGCGCTTTCTAGACCGGGCCCGCTCGAAGGATATCAGGATAACGTCAGGGCATTGGGCTGTTCAGGGCGCCAAACGAGTCGCGAAGGCCGCGGTGTGTCACTTCATTGAGCGGCTCAGACcccacgatgacgtcacgacgTACGTGACGCTGTGGAAAGTGCTGTATTTCTCTCCCTTCTTGGGATTCCTCTACAAGGACCTGCATCAGAACTCGCTGTTGCACAATTCGAGAGACCGCGCCTGTCTCCAGCTAATGGACGACAACTTTCCAGCAGAGACGCGTTCCAAAGCGGAGACAATATTAAAGAACTGGAATCCGAGTTTCAAAGAAGAATTTCAGAGCTCCGTCGTGGACGCCATCCACAGGCTACAAGATTACTTTAGGTCTTGGAGCCCCGGATACAGGCCCGAAATATTCGCCGAATTGAGCTCAGTTAAAATCACTTTAACAAACGAGAACGTAACCAGGGGTCATCCTACGACGCCGTTACTGGACTCCTGCCCAGCATACTCACGAAAGAAGAATACGCTTGCCATTCCAGTAGGCCTTCTGGCGCTCTTACTTGTAGAACCGTCGAAAGTGGACACCGTACTGATTCCGTACATAGGCGCCAAAGTTTTCGGGTTGCTATTACAAACTGCAAACGTCGCGTCTTGGCCAGCGGAGAACAGAGCCCTCTGGAACAAACATCTGTCTTGCATGTCGCGCCAGTTGGCGGACAACCGGTCTCTGACAGACATCTCGACGGCGCACGTAGCTTTAAGTCCTTTGTACGTGGCATACCGCGACCACCTGCAGAAGCAGCACCCGAATATCGTGAAACTACACCCCAACTTTACCAACGAAGAACTGTTCTTCGTGCTTTGGGCGAAAGGACGCTGCGGTCGATCGGCGGATGTTGTGAACTGGCCGTTGCGCCACTCGGAACGCTTCACGAAAGCTTTCCACTGTGTCACTGGACAGGGGATGGTGGCGAAGGAACGTTGTCCCTTTTGGGTTCATTAATTCATTCATGTTTAGTGTATTCCTCGTGTGGCTCCAAGTAAAGGGTCATGGTAGTAATTACTGTGTACCAGCAACTTCCCTTCGGAACATAATGCCCTAGCATTTCTAGGCTCAGTTGTGTCTCCTCTTGTTTTGCACAAAAGCATTAAGTTGGCGTAGTTGGTGAACTGAAATTAGGGCTCAAAGAACCGAAGGACACGGACAAGGACAAGAAGTTGACGCTACGTACGACTGCTGCTGTCAACTTGTTGTCTTTGTCCGTGTCCTTTGCTGCTTCGTGTTCTAATGTCCTCATGTTTTGTCTTTGTCCGTGTGCTTTGGTACTTCGTGTTCTAATGTCCTCATGTTTTGCCTTTGTCCGTGTCATTTGGTGCTTCATGTTCTAATGTCCTCATGCTTTGTCTTTGTCCGTGTCCTTTGGTGCTTCATGTTCTAATGTCCTCATGTTTTGTCTTTGTCCGCGTCCTTTGGTGCTTCGTGTTCTAATGTCCTCATGTTCCTCATGTACTCGTGTACCATTAATCTTCTAACGTCTGTAACAGAAAATAACAGGAACAACGTATCGAAACGTGTCGATGAAAACCCTGACGAGTACTGGTACCCTTTCATGAACACACACGGTAGTAGCCGGGTGTGATTCTTACCGGGGACGTGGCATAGTTGTCTCCAGATGGAAGACGCTGAATTCACATTATTAGTAAAAGTTACTATTCCTTCACTCTGCAGATGAGCTCTGAATCAGACGTCGACATCCGTGTGTCAGGCCAGTACACCCACTTCGACATGGTCAACAGCGATGTCAAGTTCCTGAACGAGCTTCGCACTTCGGCTGTCGTTGAGCTCCAGCCGCCACCAGCAGACCGGCGGAGGTTCTCCATGCCCCCAGCACCGACGAGCACCGGCATTACACCGCTAGCACCGCCGCCTGGTAGTAAACGGAGAAGGATGTCCTTCGGAGGTGACAACGGGGACTTACCCGACGTTCTAAGTACGTGCACCATGGATAAAAGGTTATACTGAAACTGAAAGAATGCACGCGTGTCTACGATCCACGGCCATGTAATTGTGATCGGGAAGCGCCAGACGTCTGACCATGGTTCTTGGAGTTATACCCTAGTCAGTCAGCacttcaaatgtcaattgcgagaaatggccttcggcctctcaaatgacctttgttcggaggcgcctgccagacaggcgggaaaggagtgtTCCTCAACGGACTGCCcccaccggctccctttttcggtttcgttttccctgtctgctgtggaaatttgaagttggtctgtgcgccacaaatcaagatgcagaagccatatgcacttctctaaataggatataaatacgtttacacagtttcactcaattagccgcattttataggttttcctacattcagctgcgaaggtagcgagggtacaatggcataacactgttgtcgagattgctcctttctgctcctcaaatgtcgttgggggcctcctttcgcgttgatggtcgtTTCTTAGAAAGttcctttgagctgccgtctgacacggctgtcagaggtcattttttgcaaatgaaaattccccgaagtccttcgagcatgccgtctgacaggggtattagacgTTTGTTACAGGGTGCATGTACAGGGTATTACAGGGGCGAGCAACTTTTGTGTCTAGCGACGTGCAGTTCACAATAAGCGTATCACGTTAATGAGGCCAGAGCCTGGGGCCGTTTGCAGTCCGCCTACCAAGTTTCGTCTACATATACAGCGAAAAGCGAGCGAGAAATGGCAGTTGAGCGCATCGGAAATTGCGCCATTATACGATGCGCCTCGAACGCTTGGATTACACTCTGCGGGAGTCACGTGATGCGAGTTTTCTGCGGACAGCGACTACGCGATCTTGGGCGGGTTCAGCTGGCGATCAACGGACGACACGCTTTGCCataacgtctttttttttttttttttttttgctatgaaGGCTACTGTATTTGATTCGGTGGCCAcaacagtatttttttttcttcgtagGTATGGACAGCAGCCGCCTCCAGCGGACGACGTCTTGCGACAGCGTCAGCTCAGACACGTCGGTTGTTTTAGAAGCACTCGAGTCTCCCAACATCAACGGAGAATTGGACGTTGGACTGGAATACGACCAGTAGGTGTCACTCACTTTTCCAAATCACCAGCGCCGCGTATTAAAATGGCAActgggaggagcctaaaaaataagaaaaagctGCTCAATCTGTGTCAATCACAGCTGCGCGCCTCTCATTGGTCTGCTTATTATACCACGAGGGCCGCAATGACACACGAGCACTGACACTCAGAGTGGCGACGAAAGCGAACACGGTGAAGCGGGAATTTCGCGACAAAAATTTTCATAAAGTACTATGAAGGATATGTACTATAAAGTACATCCTCTCGAAAATCAGTTGCAGCTTATGTATACCGCTGTCGATATGCTCTCACATTCTTAAGACTCTTGGAACCTAGATGATAAGCTGAGACGTGATATTATGTTTATCTCGCTTCATAGTGATACGGAAGACCTGATCGTGACGATACTGAAAGGACGTGACCTTGTAGGACCGGATCCATCAGTGCCTGTGGACAGCTACATTCGACTCTACTTGCTTCCAGACAAGTCCACCAACATCCAGACCAGGGTAGGTTCTCAAGTAGTGCAGTTGGCGAAAAGTCAGCAAAATGCTTGTGGCGGGAATGACACATGCAACGATAAGGTTGCGGCTGGTTAGCTtgaagggacggtcgcatccgttccaatCGATTTCGAAATCTATAGGTGGGGTCCGATAGGGTGCGCCGGTTCTCCAGAAAGAGGcaaaaagcacgggtaaagctatggtgtgacgtcacgtgcacgccacctatagtgccattttattcctcgtggaccactgacaGCGCTATCGAAAATCCCGCGCGAAAGAGTGGCGCGCAGTTTGACAGTTATTCGATGAAATACGTGACAAGagcggatgttgagagtatgcaggaattccctctctggaaagaCCAGaagacgtcactccctaagaaccaatgagggcgagactttgagaaaaggaatgccgcggccctGCGGGGGGTCTCACAGAGTTACGTGGCGCGTTTCTCCTTTGATCggcgccctctcactcctccggttagggagtgacgtcataccgcCTCTGCAGTGACGTCACCGCCTCTGCGTCACACAGCACCGGAACCAGCGCAGACCTTTGAACTTAGAGGCTGAAGCCTTGGCTAAAATCTCTTTAAATCCTGTCATAACCGACAACATCATAAGTACGCAACCGCGGCAGCCTCATTGGTGAATGTCACAACCAGACATACCTCGGCAAAACTTACTCATGAGCACGCTCATTCATGCGCACTCATGCTCAATGTAGCGAATGAGCTGAGCATGAATAagcaaacggagagctgagTGTGAAGTGAGTGCACATGTAGAAAGCTGAACAGCAAGGGAGCGAGCATGAATGAGCATATGGAGAGCCGAGCAGGAGATGAGCGATCATGAGCGAGCATATGGAGAGCTGTCGTGAGCGGTAACGAATAAAGTCTCCAGACTACCGCACGCGCTATGTAGATCTGCCGAACGGGTACCACTAAGGGGATCTCACCCCATTATCAGATATCCTCAACAGGTACAATGCTAGCATGACACCATTggcaaggggggagggggatatatttattagaacaaagaaaaacaagggcAAGTCTCATGGTCTAAACACCCGCAGCTCCTACACGTGAGGAACGTGATATACTTGACAAAATTcacactcatgagcatgctccCTCATGCTCAATGTGACAAAAGATTTTAGCATGAGTTGTAGCCccgagtgagtgagcatgagtgagcaaacaaagAACTGAGCTTGAGATGATGAGAGCATGAGCGAGCAGTGGTCGCAACTGCTCTGTCAGACGAGTTCTACCATTCGCGGTGCCAATTTTCTACTCTGCGTTTATTACCCCGGTTGTTGTAAAATTTGCAACGCAAATTCACATGTGGATGTGAAAACCGCCTAGTAGCTGGAAACATTTTATTCATCTAAAGAACCACACCGAGTGAGCTTTTTCCTCCCAATAATCTGTGGACGTTCTATCCCGCCAGGTGCACAAACGTGACAACTGTCCCCAGTACAAAGAACGCTTTCTGTTCGGGGTGGATCGTCGAGAATTGGGTCAAAGAAGCCTCCTGTTCTGTGTCTACATGGAAGACAAGTTCGGCAGCGGCTCCATCGGAGAGGCCGAAATTAAACTCATCGAATTGGATCTCTCACATCCCACCACGCTCACAATACCCGTCATTGATTCGGCCCTGGTGAGTTTTTCCCGCctatacctttttttttaaaagaaaagtccgcattagcgccgcgaagcaactgtggccatgagcggcgtacagacgtggacagatggagagcatgaaggagtgggggacagggggttagagTACTTcacgggggaactgtgccgacattgatctgccggaaaacccagagaaaacctcagacagcacaaccggtgcggggattcgatcCCGCGTCATTCCATATatagtctcggcgtggaaggagACAGTCctaactagagtcactaaatagggactAGGTAGGGACTCATAGGGACTGCTATAGCAAacttaggttaggttgggttgggttaggttaagAAAACTTAGGTTAGGCCTTACTTGGGTTACGTTAAGAAAACTTAGGTTAGGCCTAACGAGTCGGGTCGTCCGAGGTGCCACGGAGTCGGGTCGTCCGGCTAGCAGGGGCTCCCGAGTCGGGTTCACCACAAACGAGCAGCTCCCGAGTCCGGTTTGCCACAAACGAGtggctccctatttagtgactctaaccctaaccactatgccacgggggCTGGTTCAACAATCACATGCgccaagatttaaaaaaaaaggggggggggcaaccgCGCTACGCAATTCATACCGACTGAATGTTGAAAGCAGTCAAACTTCTCTCGTTGGATCAACCTGACAGGTTTCTACTCCATGACCGATTCCCTCCAACTCGGGTTGAACTCAGTTGATTTTAAAGGACCATTAAGAGATTCCCCCAAAAAATGGAGTTCTCAGTGGAGAATGGTTCTCAACGATTACTTTTATCCGAAATATATGCGATTTTCGCCATATTGCATTCAACGCGGGCAGAGTTCGCGCGCGAAAAAAGCAGcgagtgcccccccccccccctcctacaAGCGGCCTGACGTCACATGCATCATTTGCTCACTGCTAGGTTGCTCCAAGGAAGCTCGCCAGCGGGGACCTGCTGCGGACGTAACATCTACATAGTCTCTGCATCACGCCGGCAGCGGTCGGGTGGCGGCAGTCGCCTTTTTTGGCCGGCATTTTAGTTACTACCTTGGTTGTTCTAACCAGTGCTCGGTTCATACTCCGCATGGTCATTGTATCTGCGCACAGGAATGCATTACATGTGCTTACGGAGGTTTTGAGGATATTTTCACGGTCCCTTTAACGACCGTAACCAGTGGCGGCGGAGTAAATAGGAGTATATGGGAGTATAGTAGTACGAGTACAGGAGTATATAGGAGTATGGTATAGGAATATATAGGATGCTATGACCCGTTAAAGGGGCTCCAAAAAGACGCTTTCGGGCGGCAAGTATCTTTCCACTTGCCCCAGGAGGAGAAAAGTTGGGTCAGTGGGAAAAGTTGTTGAGTGTTGACGTAGCCTGGATGTGGCGAACGTTGCATGATCATGAAATACTAGAAATGGGAACCCGTAGTTTTCACCCTCTCACTTTGACAAAGTTTCTTGGGCCATGGTGAAATCCATTTTCAAACAACATACTCGTGAGGTGCAGTATATCGCATCTGACGATGAAACACGCCCACATGAAAATacagttgttattgttgttgttatgtccGTTTGCAGAAACCCACCGACTTGGGAGAGATGATGTTCTCCTTGAGCTACCTCCCGACGGCGGAGCGTCTAACAGTAGTAGTCGTCAAGGCGAGGAACCTCAAGAACTACAGTCCTAACTTTAGTGAGTTGAACAGCAATGACGTGTCGCTTTATTTACTGACGTCGCCCTTCTACACTTCGGGACAGGTCATCTCCTCCCACGAATCTGAAAACGTCCGTGATTGGCTTAGGCGGGAACGCTTCCGAGTCATAACATAGTGCGCCCGCATGCTTGCAGACTGATCATGTCGCGAAAACTCCCGTCGGATGTGATGTACTTGGAGCACATCATTGGCATGCTTTTGAAGCAAACGCGTAAAATATTTGCGCTAACAAAACATGTCTATCGACTTTCTCGTATGTCCCTGAGCCGTCTGATATTTCGCACTCTCAATgtgcggactacattctccgctggtAGAGGAGCACCTCTGTGCCTACAGCTCTTGAGTTGCCTCGGGGTATAGATGGCACAGTTTGAAAAGGCGGAACCGCCGCTACAAGTTGCGTTCTCGCCGTCCGGTCCCAAACGCGAAAGAACTCCGTCTTACACAGGATCCCTCTCAGTCACACCGTCTCGGATTACTCCGTCCTACGTGTCAGGGTCACAGATTTCGGGTGAATTCGCGACCgttaaacctctacccgagagaCGTCATCataacgttggtagacagactgaaacttgCAGATTATGTTTCACCGTATCTCGGCACAATCTTCAGTAACGTTTCTCTCTGTAGCAAACCTTCGTGACGGTCCCTGCCAGGGTGTGCTCCTGCTCACAGTGAAGCCGAAATAGGATGCGGACATACCGctagggcggggggggggaggggcgaactgtccctttaaagaatAGAAAGAAAGTGTCTTTCATGACTCAGGTATAGGACAGCGCGTATCTGGAAGGTATCTCTTAGGTGATACAGGAGATGTCACGCGACGTCCTCTGCGTCGGAAGTTAATACGCTTCGTCACTAACCCACAGGTCCATTTGTGAAGGTGTACCTGGTGCAGAATGGCAAGAAGATTAGTAAGAAGAAGACATCTATTAAGAGGTGTGACGTCAACCCCATTTTCAACGAGGCCATGATATTTTCCGTGCCCGCAAACAACCTCAAGGTGAGTCCTTGTCAGCATGACGAAGTAACTGAACGCCGTTGCCGTAGTCGATACTTTTTTTAAACTCAAATCTGAAAATTATTTCTGCTACAGGTTTATGGTAACTCGATCTCCGTTTCGTTATCGATACCCATACTTCTGTAGTGACCCCGTCCTTTCTCCAGCGGTCATAtttcttaaa
It encodes the following:
- the LOC135401607 gene encoding synaptotagmin-12-like; the encoded protein is MDAWWVALVLIGFSSLVAVVLLSMCRFFGACNWFRAWIFGTKEETVQLTKAAHFTADGYAMSSESDVDIRVSGQYTHFDMVNSDVKFLNELRTSAVVELQPPPADRRRFSMPPAPTSTGITPLAPPPGSKRRRMSFGGDNGDLPDVLSMDSSRLQRTTSCDSVSSDTSVVLEALESPNINGELDVGLEYDHDTEDLIVTILKGRDLVGPDPSVPVDSYIRLYLLPDKSTNIQTRVHKRDNCPQYKERFLFGVDRRELGQRSLLFCVYMEDKFGSGSIGEAEIKLIELDLSHPTTLTIPVIDSALKPTDLGEMMFSLSYLPTAERLTVVVVKARNLKNYSPNFSPFVKVYLVQNGKKISKKKTSIKRCDVNPIFNEAMIFSVPANNLKLIQLRITVADYQGEGKTTSVGHVIVGSQCTGKSLSHWTQMMSSLRKPIAMWHPLRN
- the LOC135401606 gene encoding uncharacterized protein LOC135401606; this encodes MDASLSTYPLVHRHRKPSSLLGRYAREQLRKYILLTICFLAVVGVAIFDYVMYRQYLKLEASRPQNASKIKSPPRVDQQPVQLCNSSACVWLQGYLETSNTRPCEDFNAFVCSDKKEAFLTQGSQPFVRAITTLYQTLKAPNEALESAVFLDCLQGKDDISDVVLHKENWSVLGQDCNVAYPHVPFAVSEMYFRNVTNATVAGFKKFLDANVKGLERFLDRARSKDIRITSGHWAVQGAKRVAKAAVCHFIERLRPHDDVTTYVTLWKVLYFSPFLGFLYKDLHQNSLLHNSRDRACLQLMDDNFPAETRSKAETILKNWNPSFKEEFQSSVVDAIHRLQDYFRSWSPGYRPEIFAELSSVKITLTNENVTRGHPTTPLLDSCPAYSRKKNTLAIPVGLLALLLVEPSKVDTVLIPYIGAKVFGLLLQTANVASWPAENRALWNKHLSCMSRQLADNRSLTDISTAHVALSPLYVAYRDHLQKQHPNIVKLHPNFTNEELFFVLWAKGRCGRSADVVNWPLRHSERFTKAFHCVTGQGMVAKERCPFWVH